One Carettochelys insculpta isolate YL-2023 chromosome 1, ASM3395843v1, whole genome shotgun sequence genomic window, CTGCCCTGCACGCTGGCTCTTCTCGGGCAGATGTACCAGTTCGGCTTGCCCACAAGTGCTCTCGTTATCCATATCTTCCCAGCCCCCGGTTTCAGTGTCTCAGCCCTGCTCGTGCTGGACACCGCACCCAAGGCGCTGGCCCGATGGGTaccatggctgcagcagcagagaggctTCCTGTCGGTTCATCTCTGTGGTGTTTATCTTAAATGTGTGACGTGACGCTAGTGTTGAAAGCGATGGGCTCGCCTGAGCAAGGCGCAGCAGAGACAGATGCTGTGCAAACGCCCCCACATGGCTCTGTCAGTAGACCTCATCTCTCTGCTTCATTGTCCTGGGCTCCTTGCCAAGCTCTGCAGATTCTGTACTTCCTGCAGGCCCCTCCTGTCCCAGCCGTGGGTGCCCCATACACAGCTCTTCGGACCTCTCTCAGTTGCAgggtgctgcccctctgctcttccacTCTGTCATCACACCCCCCATCTCTGGGACGAATCGTGTCTGTCTGAGAGCTGACGCATCAacagaggagctggtggggatGGGACATGCACAGGTTCATGTTGGAGGAGTGGATGATTGGGTTCCTTGGGGTGGACCACTGGGTCATGTGGGAAAGGCTTGGTCTTGCTCTGTTAACATCATCTGACCTTGATTTAGCCTTCACAGCGAGTCCAGCGGAGCTTGTGTTTCTCAGCGGTGCGTAGCGCTGCTGCCTGGGGTAAATGTCTCTCGAGGTGAATTTTTAGAATGGGGGAGCTTGTGGGTTTCTTAATAAAAGGTAAATAAGTAGTCAGATGATGGGAAGAGTGGTCAGTAGGCAAAGCTCTAGCTTACAGCTGGACAGCAGTTCTCTTAATGTAATTCTAGCCTGAGCTGCATCTGTGCAAAAATCTCCACCTCATGGTTCTCCTTGTCTGCTCATCGTGCGTGTTCAGCCTTGTCTACTGCTTGAGAGACAAAGTAGGGAGTTGCAACTTAGCTGCACCACTGGACAGAACCTACCTGGCAAATTTTAGGCTTGCTAAGCCAGAGTTTATCAGACAGAACCCCCCTGGCGAGCAAGAAGGCGCTAGCTGGAAGGAACACCAGCTTGGTCCTGCCAGCCTTGTGAGTTtcctggcagtggctgggaagCAGCGTGCTGAGGGTGCAGACTGCAAAGGTGAGTTGTGCTGTGCCTTTAGTCCCATTGCACAGCTGTCCACAGTGCaattctgctttgcagtctgcaTGGGGATAagccatttcccctcccccccgaaGTGCTGGAGAAGATGCTGCACTTTGATGTCGCTTGACACACGCACCCCTCCTGTGGTGCTTGAGAGGTAACCCTCCCCCAAACAAAAATCCCCTGAAATCTAGTGCGTCTATGGCGGTAGCGGCTGTCATTTCCTGTAATGCTCGTCTGTGGTTTGCCAATTTTCAGGCTACCATGGTGATTAACCATCTTCAGCAGAAACTTACTTGTGTTTTTTACTTCAACCCCGTCTCCTTTCACTCCCGCTGTCGCCCTTGCAGGATTCAATGTCGAGACAGTGGAATACAAGAACATCTGCTTCACCGTGTGGGATGTAGGTGGCCAGGACAAAATCCGGCCTCTGTGGAGACACTACTTCCAGAACACAcaggtgggaggagctgcagagCTACTGAGAGATTATGGCACAGGGATCCACTGAGCTTCCCTTCACCCTGCCTACCTCCGGGTAGGAGCAGGACATAGCAACTGCTTCCATGGCAACGAACCTGCAATGAGACGTGGACCTAGTGTCATGGATGCTAtgtctgacctcccctggtcttaGGAGCTAGGTCACATTGGCCTTCCCAGCATTTCTTGGTTATACGCTGACCCCTATCCCTGCTTCTTGCGGGAGAGGCTCAGTAGCTTTCTCACATTGGTGAAGAGGTGGATAAAGGGGACAAGGCATGATTGTGCATTGGTGGTGGCAGGTTGCCCCTCTTCCTGAGATACTTCCAGCCAAGCTCCTTGATTAAATTCACTTCTGGCTtctcccccccagctctgtgcagtggGGTTACAGAGTTGCATGCCCCTTCTCTGCATTCTCTGGCCAAACTGGTGCAGTGGCACAGACTCTGATTCAGGCTGTTCCAGAACGAGGCAGGGAAGGCAGATTTGCTCGGAGCCACCAGTAATTTCTTCTGTTCAGCACAGTGCGGTGCTGAGAGTGGGGCTTCTGAAAAGCACCCAGGGCATTTCCCACTTCCTGGCCTCTGTGTCAGAGGAAGCACCAAGGGTTTTCTCAGAACAAAGCAGCATGCACGCCCTTCTTGATGTCCTGCAGATCAGCTCTGGAGATGAGATGTGACTGGGGAAGCCTGTGAGGTGGTTGCTACGCTGACAACTGAGATCACTGCCAATCTATGGTGTTGGAAAGAGAATTGTTCCTCTGGGTTTCTGTAGTGTGCCCCTCATGGTGGCATCTGTGTCTGCACTGCGTGAACTGTCTGGTGTCTGTTCCTTCCGTAGGGCCTCATATTTGTTGTGGACAGCAATGACCGGGAGAGAGTGCAGGAGTCTGCAGACGAGCTACAGAAGATGGTGAGTGGTGGGTGTGATTTGGAGAGAGACTGTGTGGTGTCTGTAGGTTTTCAGCTTTGCGGGGGACTGGTGGGAAGGTGGCAAATACTAGTTAGATGGGATCTTCCTGATGTAAAGGCCtagtagccaaggaggctaatagGACATGCATCAAGAGTGGCTGAGGCTCTGCTAGAGGCCACTGTAGGATTCCTATCTCAAGATACAATGGCCACCCGCACCCTAATTTAacacgtatcagaggggtagctgtgtctgtatccacaaaaacaagaagtcctgtggcaccttatccgTTAGTCTAACGGTGCCCCAGGATTTCTCTTTTTGGTGTCCACTGTGGAGCAGGAGCTCAAAATGAGCTTCCAAATGTGCCTATCCCTAAGATTAGGAGTGTAAATGCTATTGCAACAGGCAGATGTGCATTCAGAGGTCACTTGTACAAGCTTAGAATTCCCTTGTGTTCGCAGTAAATCTCATGATACTGCTTTTGCCTTCGCCATGTCCGCTGTCTACAGACTCATCTGTGGGAGTGAATAAATTCTGACTCTTTGGGTGCTGAGAAATGAAGTCAATAGTGCTTAGCAGCTTTAACAAAGGCTCTGCTTATCTCACTGTGTTAAGCTCTAGTCTACCGAGGGAAGTGCACTAACTCCTGGTTCCAGGGATCACATTGCGTGCGCTGCCATTAGCAGAAACATTCCATAAGCCCATGGGGGGTGGGATGCATTAAGTGCATGTACGAGAATAGAGCAAGGTTAAGGAGAGCCAAGTATAGAAGATGTGATGGTCTGGATGCAGAGAAGGCCTTTGACTCAGTTGAGTGGACATGATTAGCTGAAACCCTGGAACGTATGGGTGCGGAGTGGCTTCTAGAAAACCTGCCTCTTGCCAGTGGCAGTCAAAACCAGCTTGCAAGTCGTCAGAGTCTTGGGACCGTTCCCTCCACAGGTGATCTTCCTCAGTGTTTGTTGAACACCAGTGTTACTGAGGAGTTGCTTGATGTCGCTCCAATGTGGCCACTTGGCTAATGTGCTAAAAAAGCCAGCCCCTCAGTTGTATGGCCATTGCCGTTTCCTGCTGTCCAGAGCAGTGTCCTGTCCCAGCTATACAATGCCCATCCTCTTCTGCATTTGCAGGGAGATCCACTTTCTGCAGTCGCTGTTCTGGAGTGATCTGCACCCACTGTGACCTCTCTCAAATACAGAAGGCAGCTGGATGACCTGCTTCTTTTTAAAGCACCACTCCCTACAGCAGTATCCCATTGTTCTTTgttgcctctctccctccccctcctctcaaCATGAATGAGTGTGGTGGGGTTcaaggggtccccatgcactgcatcccgtccacaggcaggagtgactctcactgagCAGGtaaaacaggaagtttattaggcgacagatgcccagtttcttacagaagagtcagtgcagcagtcagagacagtccttccaacccgtcctggggagaggagcccgaggggtgcccctctggggtgtagctttccccctcgccaggctggctgccttccagctccctctccacccTCAGCTTCCCACTGCCACCTCCGAATCAAAcctagctcagctcctccctcctctttgttcagggcagaggtgttacctgccagcctaggttataaccccagggtcatccttagccgctgggagctgctctgcttgtctcccacacatccagcctgagtctcacacgtgcactcccccccactccatcacaatgagTCCCCTGAGACAGATCCATTTGCTGGAGTGCCATGTGCACCCATGCTGAGATACATGTGCTGCCCTCCCTTTGGACAATCTGGTCACAAGTCTCACAAGCCCATGACTGCTGCTGCGCACTAAAACGTGGAGCTTTCCTGGAAATCTAGCCCATTGTTGAGAACACACAACTGGCTTGAGTGCAGCATTACAGCTGAGAATCCAGCACGTGGGGGGGGGTGTACGCCCAGTGGTGCTAGGAGCCACTGGTGGAGTTCAGGCTGTCGGAACAAGGGGTGAGACTCTGAGTGTGAGCTGAGGGGGCAGAAGGACCAAGCTGGAGAGAGACGGGTTCATGtgtggccctggctgctctggggagtggtggggtgtGACAGGAGGATGCGTTGGATAAGCCGGGAGGGGTGAGCGATAACGGCTGGAACGCTGGGAGGTGAGCGTGAGGAAATGAAGAAGGGGGCTGTGATTAGCCCCTGCGGGATGGAGGGGCACAAGCAGAGTTCAGGAGGAGGTGGCTGAAAGAGCTGAGAGCTTCAGCAGGCACACCCGCCCCCTCATGCTAGAGCTGTGACGCGCTGATTATATCTGGCCTGTGACCACAATGTGATCTGAATTGCCTAGTGCCTAGAGACCCGCTGAGATCAGTGCTGCAGGGACGGACCCTGCCCCCCAGACCTCCCTGGTTCAATAGGCAACAATGGCTGAATGGTGGGAGGGAGGCGGGGTTAGGATTCCCCCTTTttagcagctgggaaactgaggcaccaagtgaCATGATCAAGGTCTTCCtcagagtctgtggcagaggtgggtgtCAAAGTAGACTACCTGAGTCCCAGTTCTGCGCCCTGTCACTGAgctgtcctcccctccctcttGAGCAGTCCCTAGGAGACTGCGGGAGATAGTGGGAAGAGTTTCACGGGCTGCCTTTCCACCCAGCCTTGCCTAAGCTGGCTTGGCCTCCtctgctcagctgcaggaggaCGAGCTGCGGGATGCGGTCCTGCTGGTGTTTGCTAACAAGCAAGACATGCCCAACGCCATGGCGGTGAGCGAGCTGACGGACAAGCTGGGCCTGCAGACGCTCCGCAGCAGAACAGTAAgtgtgcccagggccctgcacggTCTGGGAGAGGCTCTCCGGAGGTTGCGGGAGGGGCTAGTCTGACTGCTCTGGGGGCTCTGTGGCTCAGCCTGGTGGGCTGTGATGCTGCTGCAGGAGTGCGAGTAGGGTGCATGGAGTGTGGCTCACAAGGGCTCCGTGGGAGCTTGCATGCTGCCTGGCTCGAGCTGGCACCATCTCTCTCGGACCAGCACCAAACCAGTGGGTCCAGCAGTTGTCTCGTAGGGCTGAAGAGAACTGGAGCCCTTGTCGTCTGAGGGTGATACACATGGTCCTGCGTGGATACAAACGTCTGCCCagagacaggcagcagcagctgctaatccacagggctctgctctcaGGAGATGCTGCGGCCAATGGAGAGGAGCGTGGGCCCATCATTCCTGGGAGGCAGTAACTGGCAGTGGCAACTCCTCACAGCTGTACGGCCCACTGCTGCATCATCTCCTGTCGGGTCGGGCAGCCCccgggtggcagggctggggtgatACAGCTGCACAGCCGGAGGGGCTGTTGGCACAGGACACTGCCTGCTGGGAGTGAGGGAGCCGCAGCAtctcccaggagcagagccctgcagctcggCAGATGCTAATGTCTATCAGCAGGTAGACATTGGTATCCGTGCAGGGCTGTGGATATACAGGGTACAGACTAGCCCCACAGTCCTCCTTTCCCATGTGCACCATGGTGGGGTGGCGAGCCCCACGTAACAGCGGGGGAGCATGCGGCGCTCGGTGCCGCACTGTGAGCTGAAGTGGGATTACAGGTTAGTGCTTTCTGCGTCCCAGCCCCCTGAATGCTTCCTCCAGGTACGAGCTGCTTGGCTTGGCTGCTGCCTGATTTCCTTCCCTTGTTTTTCAGTGGTATGTGCAGGCGACATGTGCAACGCAGGGCACTGGTCTCTACGATGGACTGGACTGGCTGTCGCATGAGCTCTCCAAGCGCTAGGTGGGCAGCCATCCGGCCCACAGACTAGACGAGCAGTGGGCCCACCTGGCACCTCCCTTCCGGGTTTAGTTAGGTTTTTGTTTTCTCCCCACTGTGACCTCATCTTCAGTGGTCTGTGTGTTTATCTGGTAGGACTTGAAACTCGAGGACTCTTCAGGCAGCTCCGCTAGCTGTGCGCCTGCCTTCTGCTGCCCGGACGGCACTTTTATGCTAACCACCTACCCCACTGCATGTGTTCTTGTTACATGGAGCCCGGGCTGCATCCCAGAGCGCCTGGtagagggaaggaagggaagtggcATTTGCTTTCAGTGGGCGAGGTAGGGGCAGGGTATGTCTAAGCACTGAGCTGTGTTCCAGTTACTTCCACTGGTGGCTTGCAAGAAAAGCTGGCGGTACCTGCCTCAGCCGTCCGGACGCTGCGAACAGAACCATTTCTCCTTTTTATCCTTCCAGGAACTTTATAATCGTCTCTCTTTGCGGTGTGAGGGGCGGGTGGGCAGGCTGGGATGGGACTTTGACTGTGTAATGTGCTATTGTATATTGAGTAATAAATCTCCACCGGTTCGTATCCTATGCCTGGTCTGCTTCTCGCCAGCAGGGGGTCCTGGCCTCGGAGTGTGAGAGTTGGGGTGACGGGGAGCTGGAGGGGCACCCTGTGGGGTGGGAAGCCAGAGGACCAGATGTATGGAGATTTTGGTCTCAAAGCCCCTTTCAGTCCTGGGCCCTGGAGTGGAAGCTGGCGCTCCCAGCAGGCCGTGCACCTGGCACCGAGGTGAGAAGGTTGGGCTGTGTGCACAGCGCTGTTCTCCAGCCATTCTGAGTGCAGGCGCAAGACGGACTCTGGCCTGGGAGCGCTCGGCACAGCCAGTCTGTTTGCTGACTGAGGCCCTTGGTGGCCCTGacagcctgcagggtgagacTGGAcagaagcagccagctgctccaggtGTGGGTTACAtgttggagcaggagctgagctCAGTGACCCGTGGCCTTGGCAGCTCAGCTCTGCTAGATCTCCGCAGAGTGCCTGACATACGCCCCGGTCCAGTGCAGGGGGAGAACGGGGCACCTTTCCTCCCAGCCTCTTCCCATCTACCTAGTACTCGCAGAAAACGGAGCAACTTGTATTGGGTAGCTTTAAAGGGGGGTGGGAGCGGGGGCAGTGCAGTGCTAACTCCAGGCACCTGGGCTTGAAAATTCTGGCACATCCCCATCACTGGTGGGAAACTGGTGATAAATTTTAGTTTGCTTCATCCCAACACCTGCCCAGAGGTGTTGGGAATTAAGCTGGCAAAGCCCCTAGCTCGGGCCAGTGATGTTACCTGTTCCCTTGGCTACCTGCTGGTCACCTTTGTCCTGGTGAGGGCCTGGCATGGGGTGGGAGGCAAGAGGCATGCAGACATGTCTGCTGTCTCTCCAGGCCTTCTGCGAGCTCTGCTGGGGCCCACTGGGGGTACATGGACTGGTGCTGTGTTGGGCCAGTGTAAGGTAGCGAAGCAGGGAGAGCAGTTACACCCTCACCCAGACACCCGCTGTGCAATTCAGTGTTTGGGGTTCACCTCCACGTTCCCTTCCAATTTTCCTTTCCCCCTTCATTTCCTGTTTGCCCCACCCCTTGTATAGTAATAGTCTCAGCACTGCCTTACTGACCATTCCTAATGTACCGTAATGCTCTGAGCAGCTCTATTCCTCCCACCTCAATTTAACTTACACCCAGCAGCATGAATTACACAGCCCCCAGAACCTATTAAAGAACTGGATGCAGCCCACCCGGATTAACAAGGGAAAGTGTGTTGAGAAGTGGGAGAGACAATAAAGAAATGAGGGTGTCAGAGCCACAGCTAAGGATAGGGAGCCCTCACCAGAGCGAGAGCCTGGAGCTAATCAGGGAAGGAGAGATGGGGAGCGAATGGGGTGAATCCTGCGGGAGTGGAGCTGTTGGAGCCAGGGTTGCTGTTTGCACTACGGGGAGGTGAGAACTGCATGAATGGAGCTGGAATTAGTGAGGGTCAGAGACAAAGTACAAGCTGCTGTAGCTGAGACAGCCTGGGCATCAGCTTGCCCCACCAGCAGGTTAGTCCCTGGTAGGCCTCT contains:
- the ARF5 gene encoding ADP-ribosylation factor 5, giving the protein MGLTVSALFSRIFGKKQMRILMVGLDAAGKTTILYKLKLGEIVTTIPTIGFNVETVEYKNICFTVWDVGGQDKIRPLWRHYFQNTQGLIFVVDSNDRERVQESADELQKMLQEDELRDAVLLVFANKQDMPNAMAVSELTDKLGLQTLRSRTWYVQATCATQGTGLYDGLDWLSHELSKR